Below is a genomic region from Nitrospirota bacterium.
CGTAGTGCTGAACGACAATGAGATGTCAATCTCAAAAAACGTAGGCGCCTTGTCTGCGTATTTTAATAGGATACTTACAGGAGACCTTTACCAGCGTTTTAAAAAACAGACGAAATCTTTTCTTGAAGGCATTCCTAAGTTTGGAGATCAGGTTACAAAGATTGCCCAGAAGGCAGAAGAAACACTGAAAGGGCTATTCCTGCCGGGGATATTGTTTGAAGAACTCGGGATTAACTATGTAGGCCCGATAGACGGACATGACATTAAACTGCTGATAGAGACCTTCCGAAATATTAAAAACTCAACAGAGCCCACTTTAGTCCATGTCATCACCAAAAAAGGCAAGGGCTATGAGTTCTCTGAAAAAGACCCCTGCATATTTCACGGGGTAGGGCCGTTTGAAATAGAAACCGGCTCTTCTGTAAGCGACGCCAGTGCCATTTCATATAGTGAAATATTCGGCAGGGCGCTTACGGAGCTTGCCGCAAACGACAAAAGAGTCATTGCCATCTCAGCGGCAATGAGAGAAGGCACAGGGCTTGAATGTTTTGAAAAAAAATTTCCCGACAGATTTTACGATGTTGGCATAGCTGAGCCTCACGCAGTAACATTCGCCGCAGGGCTCGCAATACAGGGATTGAGGCCTGTGGTCGCAATATATTCCACTTTCCTTCAGCGCGGTTACGATGAGATAATCCATGACGTCTGCCTCCAGAACCTGCCTGTTGTCTTTGCAATTGACAGGGCCGGCATAGTCGGAGAAGACGGCCCAACGCATCAGGGAGTTTTTGACATTTCTTATTTAAGGCATATTCCTAATCTTATTGTCATGGCGCCAAAGGATGATATGGAACTAAAAGCCATGCTTGAACTCGCTTTAAAGCACAACGGGCCCTCGGCAATAAGATACCCGCGTGGAAAAGTACAGCCATCAGGTATCAGCCGTCAGCCATCAGCTTTTGAAATTGGAAAGGCAGAGCTATTAAAAGAGGGCGCTGACATGGCATTGATAGCAATTGGCAATGCTGTCCATCCTGCGCTTGGTGCAGCTGAGAGGCTTGAAAAAGATGGGATAAAGGCATCAGTCATAAATGCAAGATTCATAAAACCGCTTGATAAGGAACTCATCCTGAAAATTGCATCAAAGACAAAAAGGATAATTACAGTAGAAGAGAACATGATTGCCGGAGGTTTCGGAAGCGCAGTCCTTGAATATCTGAACAGCATGGATATTCCTGACATAAAGATTAAAATCCTCGGCATACCTGATGAATTTGTAGAGCAGGGCTCACAGGCTATACTGAGGAAGAAATACGGAATTGACGAAGAAGGGATTTATCAGTCCTGCAAGGCATTTCTATTAACGCTCACATCGGTTCATTGAGCTTCAGTTGTACAGCATCTTATAGAGTACAATAATTAAACCGAGCGGCACTAATCCGGTAATTAACCACTTTAGTGAAAAAGAATACTCGGTGACTATAGGCTTAGGCGCATAGGCTGATTTACGAAAGCCTTCGCCCATGCGGAGCCCGAAGACAAGCCGCAAACAACAAACAGCGCCGCAAGACTTGCCCAAACCCCTCTGACGAAGGTTCCTATCTCTCACCTCCTATTGACGGCTATGGAAGAAATATCCCGGGCGCCCACTGCCTCACGGCACCATATCCTTGCGCAAGAACTTGCCGGTCTTGCCGTCGAGCATAACGATGACGTCGCCCTTCTCGTAGCCGCCGGCCACGCTCCAGTAGACGCCGGGGCTCTTGGTCGCCTGGCCCATCATCATGAGCGACATCGCCGCCTTGCCCTTGACCTTGAGACCGTTCTTCTTCGCCTCGGCCATGACCTTGTCGCTGTCCGCGAACTCGCCGACCGCGTCCTTGATGTACGGGTTGACCTCAAGCGTCTCGACGACCTTGCCGTCCTTCACGTCCACCGTGTAGCTCTTTTTTGCCTTGGCCGAGTAGTACATGTACCCCCATTTCGCCGCCGTGCCGTCGGGATTGGCCTGGAGGGTCGAGACGTTCACCAGCACGGCGTCCTTCTGCCATTTCTGCGCCGCCGCGTTGGCTTGCACGAGCCCGGCCTTTGCTGTTGCGCCAGCCGCAAAAGACAGGGCCGGACCCACGGCAAAGGCAAGCACAGCAACAATTAAAAAAATTGCGAGCTGCTTCTGTCTCATAATAGTTCCTCCTTTTAAGGGTGCTGTTTAGACCTTTTAACGGGCGTGATTTGATCATAAATAATTAATGACTTTACCGATATTCTATTCACAGCCTTCATGGCAAAAATATAGCACATCGGATGGATTGTTTCAATAATTCTTTTTACCGCAATTTTTATCTCATCTATGCAGTATAATTATTAAGAGCAATGCATATTGGAACTGACAAAACTATGAAAGACAGGCTTGATAAGATAATGGTTGACACAGGGCTTGTTAAGAGCAGAGAGCGGGCAAGGGCCTTGATAATGGAAGGCAATGTCCTTGTTGACGGCTCTCCTGTTACAAAGGCAGGCGCTATGATAAACAGCGCATCCTCAATCACCCTGAAGTCAGGGGATATCCCTTATGTAAGCCGCGGAGGTTTAAAACTCAAGGCTGCCATAGATTTTTTCAACATAAACTTAAAAGATAAAACAGCAATGGACGTCGGCTCATCAACGGGTGGTTTTACTGACTGCATGCTCCAGATGGGAGCAAAAAAAATATATTGCATTGACGTCGGTTACGGACAAATCGCATGGCTTTTAAAGAATGATCCGAGGGTTATCCTTCTTGAAAGGACCAATATCAGGCATCTTGAACGGAAAAAGATTCCTGATATTATTGACATCGCAACGATTGACGTCTCTTTCATATCTCTTACAAAGGTTATTCCCAAAGTGTTAGAATTCCTGAAAGAGAGCGGCGAGATACTTGCGCTTGTAAAACCTCAGTTTGAAGTCGGCAAAGGAGAGGTAGGCAAGGGCGGCATTGTGAGGGAAGAAGAAAAAAGGCTCGCGGCAGTTGATTTTGTGAGAACAGAGATAGAGGCTGCCGGACTGCACACTGTCGGCGTGTTTGAATCGCCTGTTGCAGGACAGAAAGGCAATATAGAATATTTCCTGTATTTGAAGAAGGGATAAGCGGCATGGAAGAACAGAAAGGCATAGGCGTTGACCTCTCCATAGCATCAAAGGAGATGATAGAGGCGCTTATTTCAGAGTCCGGAGAGCCGTCTCTGTTTGAGGAGATTTTAAAGGCAAATACCCGGAGGCATGACATTCTGAGGCTGTTGGCTGAAAGCCCCTACACTCCTGAAAACATCAGGGAAGAGACTGCAAAAATCTTACAGATTCCCGTAGAAGTATCCGCGCTCCTTGAAGAAACAGAGCAGGCCGCTGAACAGCGCACTCAAACCCTTCTTCAGAAGGTGCAGAGTCTGACTGTCGCTGAGAAAAGACTGCTTGCAATGAGAGGCGGGCGCGAGGCCAGGTCCATTCTCATAAAAGACACAAACAAGCAGATAGTCATGGCGGTTCTTGATAACCCGAAGATAAAAGAAGCGGAGGTAGAGCTGTTTGCGCGTTCCCGCTCTATCCCTGATGAAGCGCTGAGGGCCATTACCCGGACTAAAGAATGGATGAAAAACTACGGAGTGCTGCTTGCAGTCGTGAGCAATCCCAAAACACCTGCCGGAGTGGCAGTTCCGCTTTTGTACGGCTTAAAGACAAAAGACCTCGCCTCTCTTGAGAAGAACAGAAATATAGCAGAGGTGATTCGCACAACCGCTAAAAAAATTGTTCAGGCAAGAAAAGGGCGCTGAACAGGCATGCAATTGACTTTTAGCCCAAAATTTTTTTAAAGTTTAACAGTTAAAGCTAATACCAAAATAAAAGAGAGGTGCTTATGCAACACTCTGCAATACAATTGATTCTTCAGGCAGGCTATGTGGTTAAAGTGGTATTGCTTATCCTGCTGTTTTTCTCTGTCGTATCATGGGCCATCATTTTTTATAAATACCGCTACCTTTCAAGGGCTAACAAAGAGACAGACGTATTCCTGAGATCATACAGGGCAGGCCGTGACCTGAAAGGGCTTTTAACTGCCGCCCGAGCCCTTAATCTCAGCCCTCTGGCAAATATATTTAAATTTACATCCTCAGAAAATATTGTTGACAAAGCTGAGATTAAACGGTCGCTCAGAAGATTCTCAGCGCTTGAGTCAGCAAAACTTGAGAAATACCTGAGTTTCCTCGCAACCACAGGTTCTACCACGCCGTTCATCGGCCTGTTCGGAACTGTCTGGGGAATAATGAATGCCTTCAGAGGGATAGGCGCAGCAGGCTCGGCATCATTGGCAGTCGTTGCTCCGGGCATTGCAGAGGCCTTGATTACAACAGCCGCTGGACTTGCTGCTGCAATCCCTGCTGTAATCGCCTATAACTATTATCTGAGCAGGGCGCGGGGGCTGATTATAGAGATGGAGGACTTCTCCGAAGAACTCCTTGACTTCTTTTCTAAGGGAACAGAATGAAGGCCGACAGAAACAGAGGCGTGCTTTCAGAGATAAATGTAACGCCCTTCGTGGACGTAATGCTCGTGCTGCTCATAATCTTTATGGTAACGGCGCCATTGCTCCAGCAGGGCATTGATGTAAATCTTCCTCAGGCAAAAGGCAAAGACCTGCCTCCTGAAGAAAGAATAACGCTTATCGTTAAAAAAGACGGTATTGTTTTTATGAATGACAAACCTATGTCCATGTCTGAGATAAAGCAGAAGCTTACGGCAATCAGCAAATTAAATCCGAATGTCTTTCTTAAAGCTGATAAGGATGTGTCTTACGGCTTTGTTGTTCAGGTGATGAGCGACATAAAGGAGGCAGGGATAGAGAAACTCGGAATGATAACCGAGCCCAAGATAAACATAGAAGGGAAATGAAGGAGCCAAGCCTTCCAGTTACGGCATTCTTCTCTTTTTTGCTTCACGTGACTTTTATCTTTACAGCGCTGATAACAATTAAAAATGCAAATCACTTCGCGCTGCCCTCTGCGTATATTGTAAGCCTTGTCAGTCCTGAAGAAAGCAGACGGCCAGGTCAGGGCAAAGAAGTGACGGCCGTGCAGCCGGATGAACCTGAACAAAAAATGAAACTGCCTTCAGAGCCTTCAAAAAGCAAAGCCTCAGAGGATGCAAAACAATATAGCTCGGACAGAATCGCAGCATTGGAGGCAACAAGAAAGGCAAAGCGCGTTGTTAAACTGAGAAACATGGTTTCCATCAAGGGCGCAGACAAGGAAGGAAAAGACACAAAAGAAATCTCTCCGCCTGTAAAAAATGGAGGCAATGAAACTTTAATATTAGAAGGTTATTCTGAAAAAATAGGAAAAGAGATAAGACAGCGCTGGGCCTTTCCCGAGGCCTGGGGGAAAAACCTTGAGGCAGTAATCTCGGTAACGATAATGTCGAACGGAACTGTTAAGATAAACAGTGTCGAAAAAAGCTCGGGCAATGTCCTCTTTGACCGCTCTGTCCTGAGAGCCATTAATAAAGCAAGCCCTGTTTCTCCTCCGCCGCATGAGATGGAAATAGGATTGAGGTTTACGCCATGAAAGAAAAGTTTAGAGTTAGCAGTTTTTTCAAAAAACTGTTCACTGTTCACTGTTCACTGTTCACTGTTTTTTTGCTGTTCACTATTCACTGTTCACTATTCACTGCTGCTGAAGCAAAGATATACATTGACATAACCTCTCCTGCAATAAAAAAACTTCCGATTGCTATTCAGGAATTCAGCGGCACAGAGGGGAAACAGATGGCAGACATCATAAGAGAGGACCTTGAGTTTACGGGTTTTTTCCTCTCCATTGACAGGGCTGCCTATATAGAAAAATCTGCCGAGGCTTTCAATCCCAAAAACTGGGCTGTAATCGGAGCAGAGGCTGTTATAAAGGGAACTGTGCGCGGAGAACAAAACCTTACAGCAATCGTATCGCTTTATGATACAAGCGAAGGCAGAGAGGTCTTAAGGAAAGAATACAAAGGAGCAAAGGCTTCCATAAGGCGTCTTGGCCACAGCATTGCAAGCGATATATACCAGCATATTACAGGAGAAAAAGGGATATTCGGGACAAAGGTGGCATTCGTTGCAGAAGACGAGGGCAAAAAAGGTCTCTATCTGATGGACTGGGACGGCACAGGCATTAAACAGCTTGGGATTAAAGGGAATTTCGTCCTCAGGCCGCACTGGTCGCAGGACGGCAGCAGAATCGTTTACTCATCTGAAAGGGGTGGACAATGGGGAATATATTTGTTAGACTTTACGAAAATGACAGAAAAAAAAGTTTTTGCCTCCAGAGGGCTTAATATCGCAGGCAATTTTTCACCTGACGGAGATGAGGTTATGTTTTCATCATCGCAGGATGAAACGTATGGTTTATATAATTTAAGAATTTCAGATTCAAAACTTACAAGGATAACCTCTTCAAGATGGATAGAGATTTCGCCTGCTGTCTCGCCTGACGGAAAACTCGTTGCATTTGTATCAGACCGCGGCGGGACTCCCCAGATATATATAATGAACAGGAACGGATATGACACAAGAAGACTGACATTTGAGGGCTCGTACAATACCTCGCCAAGCTGGTCGCCTGACAACAAGAGGATTGTGTTCGTCGGCAGAGTCTCAGGCAAGCAACAGATTTTCATTATCTCGCCTGACGGTTCAGCGCTTACCCAGCTCACAGACAAAAGCAATAACGAAGACCCTTCCTTTTCTCCTGATGGAAGGTTTATAATATTTTCTTCTAACAGAAACGGAGGCAGCGGGATTTACATAATGAGGGCAAACGGCGAATCGCAAAAAAAAATAACACCGCCATGGTTACGGGCCTTTGGCCCAAGGTGGTCACCGAATTAAATAAGTTATCAGTGACAGTGAACAGTGTAGTCGAAAACTGACACTGGCCACAGACACTGACACTAAAAAAGGAGGAGGTTTTATGAAAAGGATTTTTTTGTTGGTCTTGGCTTTAGTTTTAGTTTTCGCAGGATGTGCAAAAAGGGCGGTAACCACGCCTGTTGAGCAGGAAGCGCCAAAGGAAACAGCTCAAAAGGCAGCAACACCGGTGAAGGCAGAAGAGCCGGTTATGGCAAAGGCAGAGCCTAAGAAGGTAGAAACTATGCCGGTAAGGGAAATTACAGAGGCAAAATCTTCCCAGTTCGGAAATATACATTTTGATTTTGACAAATACACTATAAGGGAAGATGCAAAGCCAAGCCTGAAGGCTGTAGCAGACTGGCTTATAAAAAACAAGGATGCAAAAATGATACTTGAAGGGCACTGTGACGAGAGAGGGACTAATGAATACAATCTTGCGCTCGGAGAAAAAAGGGCAAAAGCTGCAAGGGATTACATCGTATCAGCAGGCGTGACAAAGAACAGGCTTGACACAATAAGTTACGGCGAGGAGAAACCGCTCTGCAAAGAGCAGACTGAAGACTGCTGGCAGAAAAACAGAAGGGTGCAGTTTGTAAATCAAACCTCATCCGGGAAAGCAGGCAAATAAGTGAAAGGGTTTGTTCTAATTCTTTTGTTGTTTGTTGCAGGATGTGCAATAGGCGAGTTTGAGGTAATGAAGGCTGACGTTAATCAGCTGAAAAAAGATTCCTATGATATAAAGAAAGAGACCTCAGAGACAAAATCTGCATTTAAGACAGAGCTTGCTGATATCAAAGAAAAATCAGCAAAAGAGGACTCGCTTAATGCCATAAGAGAAAGTATGGTGTCACTACGCTCCGAGGTCTCAGGAATCTCTAAAGACCTTCAATCTTTGACAGGAAGGTTTGATGAGAATAAATATTTTATTGACAAGTCTCTGAAAGATAAATCTTCAGAGATGGACCTGTTGCGCGCACAGATAACCGCACTTGAAACACAGGTGAAGGAAATGCAGGCAAAACTCTCTCCAAAAACAGATACGGATGCCGCGCCAAAAGACAAAATAGATGGGAAAAAAGAAAAGAAATCTGAAACTGAAGAGGCAAAAAACCCTGTAAAGGCATATGAAGCAGCCTACGCCTCTTTCAAAAACAAAAAATACAAAGAGGCGCGAGAAAAATTTGATATGTTCCAGAAGGAATTTCCGAAAGATAAGCTTGCGGGCAATGCCCAGTTCTGTATAGCTGAAGCCTATTACGCTGAAGAAGACTACGCTGGCGCAATTGTTGAATATGATGCGCTTCTGGAAAAGTATCCTAAAAGCGAGAAGGCTCCGGCTGCTCTTTTAAAACAGGGTTATTCATTCATTGAGATGGGAGATAAGAAAGCTGCAAGAGGAATTCTTGAGCAGCTTAAAGAAAAATACCCAAAATCCAAAGAAGCTCTGCTCGCAAAGAAAAAATTGGAGGAGCTGAACAAAAAGAGTAAAAAGTAAATGGCAGAGGTGAGAGATAAGTTTAACAGAACAATAGACTATATGCGCATATCCGTCACTGACAGATGCAATTTGCGCTGTGTCTATTGCATGCCTTCTGACGGACTGCGCCTGATAGAGCACAAAGAGATTCTGTCTTACGAAGAGATACTAAGAATAATAAGAATAGCTTCGGGGCTCGGCGTCAGAAAAATCAGGATAACAGGCGGCGAGCCCTTGGCAAGAAAAGACATTACGAGCCTGACTTCCTCAATAAAAAATATCCCCGGCATAGAAGACCTCAGCATTACAACAAACGGCATCCTGCTTGAGAAGTATGCGGAAAAGCTCATAGAGTCAGGCGTTGACAGGGTCAATGTAAGCCTTGATTCGCTCAGGCCTGAAAGGTTTAAAGAGATAACAAGGGGCGGGGATATTAACGTTGTTCTACGCGGGATAGAAACTGCAAGGAAAAGCGGGCTGCTGCCTGTAAAGATAAACATGATTCCTATAAAGGGGCTTAACGGAGATGAGATAATAGACTTTGCAAGAATAACCCTGAACAGCGACTATCATGTCAGGTTTATAGAGTTCATGCCTTTTGGAAGCCGCGGGTTCTGGAGCGCGGACAAATATATATCCCGCGATGAGATAAAGGCTGCTGTTGAGACCTTGGGTCCGCTTACGCCTGTGCGCGTAAGAAAAAACGGGCCTTCAAAATATTTCAGGCTTGAAGATGCGCAGGGTGTCATCGGCTTCATAAGCGCAATAACCCACCACTTCTGCGAAGAGTGCAACCGCCTGAGACTGACTTCAAACGGGAAATTGAAACCGTGTTTATTCTCTGAAACAGAGATTGATTTAAAGCCTGCATTAAGAGGCGGCGCTCCTGATGACGAAATAGAGCGTCTCCTCAGGCTTGCAATTGAAATAAAGCCCGAAAGGCACCATATCAGCGACCGAAGCGACCTTAATACCTTTCAGGCAATGTCACAAATCGGCGGATAAGGCAAATTCACTTGCCGTAATCCCTTTCCCAAATGAGTTCCTCATGTTTTTCGGCAATATCTCTCCTGCCGCTGTCACCGATACCGATAAAGGACAATTTCTTCTTAATAGACCCTTTTCTTGGTCCCACAAATCTCTGTGAACATCTTCCCTGTGTCATTGGCTGTCTATTTTTTATGGAACCATCCTAAAATATTTCCACCCGCGCCGCAATATGACCTGCAACGTTTGTTTTGGTCAATTCTAACAGCATAATTTCTATCTTTTGGCACATCTTTCATAAACGTCATTGTAAGTTCACAGTCGTTCTCTGCAAATTTAGCAATGAAACCATAGTAATCAGAATATTCCAATTTAGCTGTTTTGTCCTCTATTTTACATGGAGCCATAACTCCTTTTTTCTGCTGAACACTAAACTTGATATTATCTTCAGAGACAACTTGAATTTCTAATTTTTCATTGCCATGTTGGGTTTCATAATATCCTGCGAGTCTTGCCAATCTTTCTTGTTTAATTATTAATGCTTCCTCTTGCTTTTTTCTTTGTGCCTTATCTTCTTCTCTCTGTCGCGCGTCTGCATCTATTTTCTGTTTCTCTTCTTGTGCTATCTTCTTTTCGTCAGCCTCTAATTGCTGTTTTCTTTCTCGCTCTTCCCTTTCCATTTTTTCTTTTTTCGGGATTTCAATTCCCAATTCTTTTACAGCAAGGGCGACTTCTTTAGAAAATAACTTTTCTAAAGATACGTTATTCGCCTCAGCAACAGCAGCAGCAGGTTTGGTAATCTCAGAAACAAATGTTAGTATGAGACCTGCGTGGATATTGTTTTTGAAAAATTCTGGTTCTTTTTTTAGGTCTTTTATAACTTTGACCACTGTTTTATCATAGCTATAGCCAGCATTTGAAAAAAATTTCCTGATTGAATCTACATAAGCTTTAGTCTTTTGCTCTGGGGTCATCCCCGGCTCCATTGCGGGCGCTTTATACTTTGCTCTAGATAATCTTTCAAAAGCTTCTTCAGAATATGGAACTGGTGTTTCAAATAATGCATATGACGGCACATTTGAAAGCATTGTAGTCGTCATTGAAACCAGCAAAACAGTTATAAAATATTTCACGGTCATTCTCCTTTCATTGTTTAACTATCTGGTGAATTATTGTAAATCGCCTTAAGAAAGTGTCCTGCTCGACTTTTTCGGAACAACTATTTCGAGTTTAAAGTTAGTCCCACCAGATTTTCAAGTTTATAATAATTAGCCGGGATATCATATCCCAGCGCCTCATGCGGCCTATAGGTATTGTATTTTATCCTGTAGG
It encodes:
- a CDS encoding 1-deoxy-D-xylulose-5-phosphate synthase; translation: MKLITKIKSPDDLKTLPLEELNNLSEELRDIIVERVSINGGHLASNLGTIELTLALHYVFNSPVDKIVWDVGHQSYTHKLITGRYEKFGTIRKHKGISGFPKIEESVHDAFGTGHSSTSISAALGIIEARDKKNETFKVLAVIGDGAMTSGLAFEGLNHAGHLKKDLIVVLNDNEMSISKNVGALSAYFNRILTGDLYQRFKKQTKSFLEGIPKFGDQVTKIAQKAEETLKGLFLPGILFEELGINYVGPIDGHDIKLLIETFRNIKNSTEPTLVHVITKKGKGYEFSEKDPCIFHGVGPFEIETGSSVSDASAISYSEIFGRALTELAANDKRVIAISAAMREGTGLECFEKKFPDRFYDVGIAEPHAVTFAAGLAIQGLRPVVAIYSTFLQRGYDEIIHDVCLQNLPVVFAIDRAGIVGEDGPTHQGVFDISYLRHIPNLIVMAPKDDMELKAMLELALKHNGPSAIRYPRGKVQPSGISRQPSAFEIGKAELLKEGADMALIAIGNAVHPALGAAERLEKDGIKASVINARFIKPLDKELILKIASKTKRIITVEENMIAGGFGSAVLEYLNSMDIPDIKIKILGIPDEFVEQGSQAILRKKYGIDEEGIYQSCKAFLLTLTSVH
- a CDS encoding TlyA family RNA methyltransferase; this translates as MKDRLDKIMVDTGLVKSRERARALIMEGNVLVDGSPVTKAGAMINSASSITLKSGDIPYVSRGGLKLKAAIDFFNINLKDKTAMDVGSSTGGFTDCMLQMGAKKIYCIDVGYGQIAWLLKNDPRVILLERTNIRHLERKKIPDIIDIATIDVSFISLTKVIPKVLEFLKESGEILALVKPQFEVGKGEVGKGGIVREEEKRLAAVDFVRTEIEAAGLHTVGVFESPVAGQKGNIEYFLYLKKG
- a CDS encoding MotA/TolQ/ExbB proton channel family protein, producing MQHSAIQLILQAGYVVKVVLLILLFFSVVSWAIIFYKYRYLSRANKETDVFLRSYRAGRDLKGLLTAARALNLSPLANIFKFTSSENIVDKAEIKRSLRRFSALESAKLEKYLSFLATTGSTTPFIGLFGTVWGIMNAFRGIGAAGSASLAVVAPGIAEALITTAAGLAAAIPAVIAYNYYLSRARGLIIEMEDFSEELLDFFSKGTE
- the tolR gene encoding protein TolR gives rise to the protein MKADRNRGVLSEINVTPFVDVMLVLLIIFMVTAPLLQQGIDVNLPQAKGKDLPPEERITLIVKKDGIVFMNDKPMSMSEIKQKLTAISKLNPNVFLKADKDVSYGFVVQVMSDIKEAGIEKLGMITEPKINIEGK
- a CDS encoding TonB family protein; amino-acid sequence: MKEPSLPVTAFFSFLLHVTFIFTALITIKNANHFALPSAYIVSLVSPEESRRPGQGKEVTAVQPDEPEQKMKLPSEPSKSKASEDAKQYSSDRIAALEATRKAKRVVKLRNMVSIKGADKEGKDTKEISPPVKNGGNETLILEGYSEKIGKEIRQRWAFPEAWGKNLEAVISVTIMSNGTVKINSVEKSSGNVLFDRSVLRAINKASPVSPPPHEMEIGLRFTP
- the tolB gene encoding Tol-Pal system beta propeller repeat protein TolB, producing the protein MKEKFRVSSFFKKLFTVHCSLFTVFLLFTIHCSLFTAAEAKIYIDITSPAIKKLPIAIQEFSGTEGKQMADIIREDLEFTGFFLSIDRAAYIEKSAEAFNPKNWAVIGAEAVIKGTVRGEQNLTAIVSLYDTSEGREVLRKEYKGAKASIRRLGHSIASDIYQHITGEKGIFGTKVAFVAEDEGKKGLYLMDWDGTGIKQLGIKGNFVLRPHWSQDGSRIVYSSERGGQWGIYLLDFTKMTEKKVFASRGLNIAGNFSPDGDEVMFSSSQDETYGLYNLRISDSKLTRITSSRWIEISPAVSPDGKLVAFVSDRGGTPQIYIMNRNGYDTRRLTFEGSYNTSPSWSPDNKRIVFVGRVSGKQQIFIISPDGSALTQLTDKSNNEDPSFSPDGRFIIFSSNRNGGSGIYIMRANGESQKKITPPWLRAFGPRWSPN
- the pal gene encoding peptidoglycan-associated lipoprotein Pal; amino-acid sequence: MKRIFLLVLALVLVFAGCAKRAVTTPVEQEAPKETAQKAATPVKAEEPVMAKAEPKKVETMPVREITEAKSSQFGNIHFDFDKYTIREDAKPSLKAVADWLIKNKDAKMILEGHCDERGTNEYNLALGEKRAKAARDYIVSAGVTKNRLDTISYGEEKPLCKEQTEDCWQKNRRVQFVNQTSSGKAGK
- the ybgF gene encoding tol-pal system protein YbgF, which produces MKGFVLILLLFVAGCAIGEFEVMKADVNQLKKDSYDIKKETSETKSAFKTELADIKEKSAKEDSLNAIRESMVSLRSEVSGISKDLQSLTGRFDENKYFIDKSLKDKSSEMDLLRAQITALETQVKEMQAKLSPKTDTDAAPKDKIDGKKEKKSETEEAKNPVKAYEAAYASFKNKKYKEAREKFDMFQKEFPKDKLAGNAQFCIAEAYYAEEDYAGAIVEYDALLEKYPKSEKAPAALLKQGYSFIEMGDKKAARGILEQLKEKYPKSKEALLAKKKLEELNKKSKK
- the moaA gene encoding GTP 3',8-cyclase MoaA, whose protein sequence is MRDKFNRTIDYMRISVTDRCNLRCVYCMPSDGLRLIEHKEILSYEEILRIIRIASGLGVRKIRITGGEPLARKDITSLTSSIKNIPGIEDLSITTNGILLEKYAEKLIESGVDRVNVSLDSLRPERFKEITRGGDINVVLRGIETARKSGLLPVKINMIPIKGLNGDEIIDFARITLNSDYHVRFIEFMPFGSRGFWSADKYISRDEIKAAVETLGPLTPVRVRKNGPSKYFRLEDAQGVIGFISAITHHFCEECNRLRLTSNGKLKPCLFSETEIDLKPALRGGAPDDEIERLLRLAIEIKPERHHISDRSDLNTFQAMSQIGG